One Luteolibacter flavescens DNA segment encodes these proteins:
- a CDS encoding glycoside hydrolase family 10 protein has protein sequence MLARIAALTCLLASFAAAQTYRPSGEKAPMPAREFRGAWAAVVHNIDWPSKKGLSAGAQQAEMRAILDKMASLNMNALILQVRPHCDAVYKSSREPWSPWLTGTMGQSPGYDPLEYAIHQAHARGIEVHAWFNPFRALSNASQACSSNHVTKAAPHITKRFGNLVWCDPAQTETRARAFAAILDVVQRYDVDGVHLDDYFYPYPEGGRTFPDGRSPATRRKIVDDFVQKLYSDVKRAKPWVRVGISPFGIWRPGVPSGIEAGIDSYEQLGCDARKWLANGWVDYLAPQLYWRDQPRKQSFSALLSWWRAQGSRPVWPGIATTRIGGPEDGRPASEITKQIDLSRRIGKNWAGHMHWSVKGLTKNQGGISNMLAKGAYSQPALVPPMPWLSQKAPGRPSASASGSGSGVTVNVQSGDRSTARFAVQARFGNQWRMAKVVSAGTRSVQVAGQPDAVAVSAVDRFGNVSAPTVLAR, from the coding sequence ATGCTCGCCCGGATCGCCGCCCTGACTTGCTTGCTCGCCTCCTTCGCAGCCGCCCAGACCTACCGTCCGTCGGGGGAAAAGGCCCCGATGCCGGCGCGGGAATTCCGCGGTGCCTGGGCGGCGGTGGTTCACAATATCGACTGGCCGAGCAAGAAGGGCCTCTCCGCCGGGGCGCAGCAGGCGGAGATGCGCGCCATCCTGGACAAGATGGCGTCGCTGAACATGAACGCGCTGATCCTGCAGGTGCGCCCGCATTGCGATGCGGTCTACAAGTCCTCGCGGGAGCCGTGGAGCCCGTGGCTGACCGGCACGATGGGCCAGTCGCCGGGCTACGATCCCTTGGAATACGCGATCCACCAGGCGCATGCCCGGGGCATCGAAGTTCATGCGTGGTTCAATCCCTTCCGCGCGCTTTCCAATGCCAGCCAGGCATGCAGCTCGAATCACGTGACGAAGGCCGCGCCGCACATCACGAAGCGCTTCGGGAACTTGGTCTGGTGCGATCCCGCGCAGACCGAGACCCGCGCCCGCGCCTTCGCCGCGATCCTCGATGTGGTGCAGCGCTACGATGTGGATGGCGTCCATCTCGACGACTACTTCTACCCCTACCCCGAGGGCGGACGCACCTTCCCGGACGGCCGCTCGCCCGCCACGCGGCGGAAGATCGTGGATGACTTCGTGCAGAAGCTCTACTCGGACGTGAAGCGGGCGAAGCCATGGGTGCGCGTGGGCATCTCGCCCTTTGGCATCTGGCGGCCGGGCGTGCCGAGCGGCATCGAGGCGGGCATCGACTCCTACGAGCAGCTCGGCTGCGACGCGCGGAAGTGGCTGGCGAATGGCTGGGTGGACTACCTTGCCCCGCAGCTCTACTGGCGCGACCAGCCGCGGAAGCAGAGCTTCTCCGCGCTGCTCTCCTGGTGGCGGGCGCAGGGCAGCAGGCCGGTGTGGCCGGGCATCGCCACCACCCGCATCGGCGGCCCGGAGGACGGCCGCCCCGCCTCCGAGATCACGAAGCAGATCGACCTCTCCCGCCGCATCGGGAAGAACTGGGCCGGGCACATGCACTGGAGCGTGAAGGGCCTGACGAAGAACCAGGGCGGCATCTCGAACATGCTGGCAAAGGGCGCCTACTCGCAGCCCGCGCTGGTCCCGCCGATGCCGTGGCTCAGCCAGAAGGCCCCGGGCCGCCCGTCAGCGAGCGCGAGCGGCAGCGGCTCCGGCGTGACGGTCAATGTGCAGAGCGGTGACCGCTCGACCGCCCGCTTCGCCGTGCAGGCGCGCTTTGGCAACCAATGGCGGATGGCGAAGGTGGTGTCCGCCGGGACGAGAAGCGTGCAGGTCGCCGGGCAACCGGATGCCGTGGCGGTCAGCGCCGTGGATCGCTTCGGAAATGTGAGCGCGCCGACGGTGCTTGCGAGGTGA
- a CDS encoding PVC-type heme-binding CxxCH protein, whose amino-acid sequence MPLVRILLPLLFLGSLLFAVERKAADQPRALEVLFFGDDGHHRPLDRYAIFKEVAGNRGIHLTYEKRMEALTRENLAKYDALLVYANHQEITPDQLAAVKGFVEDGGGFVPVHCGSACFKKTDGYIQLVGGQIEGHGDGVFTADVVAPDHPAMKGYQPFETWDETYRHHRLSDDITVLQRHGEEPWTWVRQQGKGRVFYTAHGHDERCWKQEGFHDLLERGIRWAVGENVPLLDLPELKYEVPMLPARYETKLPVPKIQQPLSPAESMKRAQVPPGFELSLYASEPEIENPIAIAWDHRDRLWVVEALDYPNSLQTPGNDRVKICEDTDGDGKADKFTVFADQLSIATSVVCVTDGAIVTSGPQVLLLKDTDGDGRADQRTVLLDGFKTYDTHAGVSNLRQGFDGWIYGTVGYAGFDGTVGGQPVKFDTGVFRFLPDGSRLEFLGKTTNNTWGLGFTESFDVLGSTANRQASWQVIGDHGPVHRADKGTRVFPTTLDVQGSDGWEPPVELLGDGRIRAKSRHYTAASGHGVYTADRFPAEWRDKAAFVCEPTGHLVSIGWLRTENADFAADFDGNNLYASSDAWSAPVAAETGPDGAVWIADWYKIIVQHNRPGAPFEQTKVERGKGAAYVTPLRDKRMGRIYRVTPIYNFNRIIFRVEGKNEPPSHPKYEEPKLEPLDPANPDSLLKGLSDPSLVRRLHAQRLIVEKGSGDLVPELVRRSRNIHALYALNNLGFFSQESGKRVTLLRDIYQASPTSGSRRAALAVWPASEPPYAFNPDYESDPFIVREWLLQAARSAPDEALGRKLRDWHRSRQELRRGVVLDRCYAAAAARHSEGFLLASLETPPDPSVLKERIYPAAIHACTETRPAAVLARLQTDDSPLAKALKEALAAKAVAKKHTPPADQLTRGEAIYARTCAACHQSNGAGVDTAFPPLDASQIATGDTAASIRIILHGLTGPVEIPGKPVVNSLMPPVAGLNDADIADVLTYVRHSWTNDAAPVRVDEVTKVRAATKDRNAPWTMKELR is encoded by the coding sequence GACGCGCTGCTCGTTTACGCGAACCACCAGGAAATCACGCCGGACCAGCTCGCGGCGGTGAAGGGCTTCGTCGAGGATGGCGGCGGCTTCGTGCCGGTGCATTGCGGGTCGGCGTGCTTCAAGAAAACGGACGGCTACATCCAGCTCGTGGGCGGGCAGATCGAGGGGCACGGCGACGGCGTCTTCACCGCCGACGTGGTGGCACCGGATCACCCGGCGATGAAGGGCTACCAGCCCTTCGAGACCTGGGACGAGACCTACCGCCACCACCGGCTGTCCGATGACATCACGGTGCTGCAGCGGCACGGCGAGGAGCCGTGGACGTGGGTCCGCCAGCAGGGAAAGGGCCGCGTCTTCTACACCGCGCACGGCCATGATGAGCGCTGCTGGAAGCAGGAGGGCTTCCACGATCTGCTGGAGCGCGGCATCCGCTGGGCCGTCGGCGAGAATGTCCCGCTGCTCGACCTGCCGGAACTGAAATACGAGGTGCCCATGCTGCCGGCACGCTACGAGACGAAGCTGCCGGTGCCAAAGATCCAGCAGCCGCTTTCTCCCGCCGAGTCGATGAAGCGGGCACAGGTGCCGCCGGGCTTCGAGCTCTCGCTCTACGCCTCCGAACCGGAGATCGAGAACCCCATCGCCATCGCCTGGGACCACCGCGACCGGCTGTGGGTGGTGGAGGCGCTGGACTACCCGAACAGCCTCCAGACACCCGGCAATGACCGTGTGAAGATCTGCGAGGACACCGATGGCGACGGGAAGGCGGACAAGTTCACCGTCTTCGCCGACCAGCTCTCCATCGCCACGTCCGTGGTTTGCGTCACGGACGGGGCAATCGTCACGAGCGGCCCTCAGGTGCTCCTGCTGAAGGACACGGACGGCGACGGCCGCGCTGACCAGCGCACTGTCTTGCTCGATGGCTTCAAGACCTACGACACCCACGCGGGCGTCTCGAACCTGCGCCAGGGCTTCGACGGCTGGATCTACGGCACGGTCGGCTATGCGGGCTTCGACGGCACGGTCGGGGGGCAGCCGGTGAAATTCGACACCGGGGTTTTCCGCTTCCTGCCGGATGGCTCGCGCCTGGAATTCCTGGGCAAGACGACGAACAACACCTGGGGCCTCGGCTTCACGGAGAGCTTCGACGTGCTGGGCTCCACCGCGAACCGTCAAGCGAGCTGGCAGGTCATCGGAGATCACGGCCCGGTGCATCGCGCCGACAAGGGGACGCGCGTCTTTCCCACCACGCTGGACGTGCAGGGCTCGGACGGCTGGGAGCCCCCCGTGGAGCTCCTGGGCGACGGCCGCATCCGCGCGAAATCCCGTCACTACACCGCCGCCTCCGGCCACGGGGTCTATACCGCCGACCGCTTCCCGGCGGAATGGCGCGACAAGGCCGCCTTCGTCTGCGAGCCGACCGGCCACCTCGTCTCCATCGGTTGGCTGCGCACGGAAAATGCGGACTTCGCAGCGGACTTCGACGGCAATAACCTCTACGCCAGTTCGGACGCCTGGTCGGCCCCCGTCGCCGCGGAAACCGGCCCCGATGGCGCGGTGTGGATCGCGGATTGGTACAAGATCATCGTGCAGCACAACCGCCCCGGCGCGCCCTTCGAGCAGACAAAGGTGGAGCGTGGCAAGGGCGCGGCCTACGTCACGCCGCTGCGCGACAAGCGCATGGGGCGGATCTACCGGGTGACTCCGATATACAACTTCAACAGGATCATTTTCAGAGTCGAAGGGAAGAATGAGCCTCCATCCCATCCAAAGTATGAGGAACCAAAGCTCGAACCGCTCGACCCTGCCAATCCGGACTCGCTGCTCAAAGGCCTCTCCGACCCATCCCTGGTCCGCAGGCTCCACGCCCAACGGTTGATCGTGGAAAAGGGCAGCGGCGATCTCGTGCCCGAACTAGTTCGACGTTCGAGAAACATCCACGCTCTCTACGCGCTCAACAATTTGGGTTTCTTTTCGCAGGAATCCGGCAAGCGGGTGACTCTGCTGCGGGACATTTATCAAGCATCTCCGACATCCGGATCCCGACGGGCCGCGCTAGCCGTTTGGCCGGCAAGCGAACCTCCCTACGCATTCAATCCAGACTACGAGTCCGACCCGTTCATAGTCCGCGAATGGCTGCTCCAAGCTGCGAGGTCAGCTCCTGACGAAGCCCTCGGCCGGAAGCTCCGTGACTGGCACCGCAGCCGCCAGGAACTCCGCCGCGGCGTGGTGCTGGACCGCTGCTACGCTGCCGCCGCCGCGCGCCACTCGGAGGGCTTCCTGCTCGCCTCGCTGGAGACTCCGCCCGATCCCTCGGTGCTGAAGGAGCGCATCTATCCCGCCGCCATCCACGCCTGCACCGAGACCCGCCCAGCCGCGGTGCTCGCCCGTCTCCAGACGGATGACTCTCCCTTGGCCAAGGCGCTCAAGGAAGCCCTCGCCGCCAAGGCCGTCGCGAAAAAGCACACCCCGCCCGCCGACCAGCTCACCCGCGGCGAGGCGATTTACGCGCGCACCTGCGCCGCCTGCCACCAGAGCAATGGCGCGGGTGTCGATACCGCCTTCCCCCCGCTCGATGCCTCGCAGATCGCCACCGGCGACACGGCAGCCTCCATCCGCATCATCCTCCACGGCCTCACCGGCCCGGTGGAAATCCCCGGCAAGCCCGTGGTCAATTCCCTCATGCCCCCGGTGGCCGGCCTGAATGACGCCGACATCGCCGACGTGCTCACCTACGTCCGCCACTCGTGGACAAACGACGCCGCCCCCGTGCGCGTGGACGAGGTGACCAAGGTCCGCGCCGCCACGAAGGACCGGAATGCACCGTGGACGATGAAGGAGCTGCGCTGA